The genomic interval AGTTGCAGGACGCTGCGATGGCGAAGGCGAGGCCGACCATGAAGGCGACATTCTGGTTCTCGAACACGATGCCGAGGATGATCGCCAGCACGCCGAGGACCAGCGTTGCAATCTTCGAGACGCGGATCTCGTCCTGCTCATTGGCATTCCCGCCCTTGATCACCATGCCATAGAGATCGTGGCTGATGGACGATGCCCCGGCGAGCGCCAGTCCGGACACCACGGCAAGGATGGTGGCGAAGGCGACGGCCGAAATGAAGCCAAGGAACAGATTGCCGCCGACGGCGTTCGCGAGATGGATGGCCGCCATGTTGGAGCCGCCCTTGATCGCCGCTATACCGCTCTTGGTCTTCTCGAGAATCGCCCCGTCCAGGAACGCCGCGTCGGTCGACACCAGCGTGATCGCGCCAAAGCCGATGATGAAGGTCAGGATGTAGAAATAGCCGATGAAACCGGTGGCGTAGAACACCGATTTGCGAGCGGCTTGAGCGTCCTTCACCGTGAAGAACCGCATCAGGATGTGAGGCAGGCCCGCCGTTCCGAACATCAGCGCGAGGCCAAGCGAGATCGCGGACAGCGGATTGGAAATCAGGCTGCCGGGCTCCATGATCGCGAGCTTCTTGGGATGCACCTCGGTCGCCTTGGTGAACAATGCTTCCGGGCTGAACCCGAACTTATAGAGGACGGCTCCGGCCATGAACGTTGCGCCTGAGAGCAACAGCACCGCCTTGATGATCTGCACCCATGTCGTTGCCTTCATGCCACCGAACGTCACGTAGATCATCATCAGGCCGCCGACCAGGACGACAGCGATCCAGTAATCGAGACCGAACAGGAGCTGGATCAGCTTGCCGGCCCCGACCATCTGGGCGATGAGATAGAACGCGACGGTCA from Bradyrhizobium arachidis carries:
- a CDS encoding cation acetate symporter produces the protein MKKFSWLLVILLATVPTLALAAGAVEGGSKQATNWSAIGMFVGFVALTLVITYWAAKRTASAADFYSAGGGITGFQNGLAIAGDYMSAASFLGISGLVYTSGYDGLIYSVGWLVGWPIVTFLIAEQLRNLGKFTFADVTSFRLGQTEIRILAACGSLVTVAFYLIAQMVGAGKLIQLLFGLDYWIAVVLVGGLMMIYVTFGGMKATTWVQIIKAVLLLSGATFMAGAVLYKFGFSPEALFTKATEVHPKKLAIMEPGSLISNPLSAISLGLALMFGTAGLPHILMRFFTVKDAQAARKSVFYATGFIGYFYILTFIIGFGAITLVSTDAAFLDGAILEKTKSGIAAIKGGSNMAAIHLANAVGGNLFLGFISAVAFATILAVVSGLALAGASSISHDLYGMVIKGGNANEQDEIRVSKIATLVLGVLAIILGIVFENQNVAFMVGLAFAIAASCNFPVLVMSIFWRGLTTRGAVIGGFLGLISAVVGVVLSPAVWEVTLGFAKGSAPIKLDNPALFSMALAFAGIWLFSILDRSKRAAMDRDGFNAQYVRSQTGIGAASATTH